Proteins found in one Synechococcales cyanobacterium T60_A2020_003 genomic segment:
- the nth gene encoding endonuclease III has protein sequence MSTPRRQSAKRQRALEVLIRLKRLYPDATCSLDYETPVQLLVATILSAQCTDERVNKVTPALFAKFPDAAAMAAADIGDIEDLVRSTGFYRNKAKNIQGACRKIMSDFGGKVPKRMEELLTLPGVARKTANVVMAHAFGINAGVTVDTHVKRLSQRLGFTKHTDPVKIERDLMKLLPQPDWENWSIRLIYHGRAVCAARNPACDRCQLADLCPSADPTKVVPSALPKLMSVESS, from the coding sequence GTGAGCACTCCCCGTCGCCAGTCTGCCAAACGCCAGCGAGCCTTAGAAGTTCTGATCCGCCTAAAGCGACTGTATCCAGATGCCACCTGCTCGCTGGACTACGAAACCCCAGTTCAACTCCTAGTCGCCACCATTCTGTCCGCCCAGTGTACGGATGAGCGGGTCAACAAGGTCACTCCCGCCTTATTCGCCAAGTTTCCCGATGCTGCCGCCATGGCGGCAGCCGATATCGGAGACATTGAAGACCTGGTTCGTTCGACGGGGTTCTATCGCAATAAGGCTAAGAATATCCAAGGTGCCTGCCGCAAGATTATGAGCGATTTTGGCGGCAAGGTTCCAAAGCGCATGGAAGAATTGCTCACGCTGCCAGGAGTCGCCCGCAAAACGGCTAATGTGGTGATGGCGCATGCCTTTGGGATCAATGCCGGGGTGACGGTGGATACCCACGTTAAGCGGTTGAGCCAACGATTGGGATTCACGAAGCATACCGATCCTGTCAAGATCGAGCGAGATTTGATGAAGCTTCTCCCTCAGCCCGACTGGGAAAATTGGTCGATTCGGCTGATCTACCACGGACGCGCCGTATGTGCCGCTCGCAATCCCGCGTGCGATCGCTGCCAACTCGCCGATTTGTGTCCTTCTGCCGATCCCACCAA
- the rseP gene encoding RIP metalloprotease RseP — translation MSAIAAIAVLALLIVVHELGHFLAARLQGIHVNRFSIGFGPILWKYQGSQTEYALRAIPLGGFVGFPDDDPDSDIPSDDPDLLRNRPVFDRAIVISAGVIANLIFAYLVFVGQYTLVGVPAGFDAQAGVLVPEILSSEAPAAQAGIRAGDIIVEVNDQPLGSSDAAIQTLMTTIQQSPGVPLDLTVQRGDRQVEVTVTPTAEDGGKGRIGVQLLPNGTFEYRRPTGVVEVLTLAARSFQDMFVRTVQGFGMLITNFSEMANQVSGPVKIVEQGAKYAQGDATSLFPFTAIISINLAIINILPLPALDGGQLAFLLVEWLRGKPLPMRFQESVMQTGLFLLLGLGIFLIVRDTTQLEIFQNTPQ, via the coding sequence ATGTCGGCTATCGCGGCGATCGCAGTACTTGCGCTATTAATTGTGGTTCATGAATTGGGGCACTTCCTAGCAGCCCGCTTACAAGGTATTCATGTCAATCGCTTTTCCATCGGATTCGGACCTATTTTGTGGAAATACCAGGGCAGCCAAACCGAATATGCGCTACGGGCTATTCCCCTCGGTGGATTTGTTGGGTTTCCCGATGACGATCCCGATAGCGACATTCCCTCGGATGATCCGGATTTGCTCCGCAATCGTCCTGTCTTTGACCGCGCCATTGTCATTAGCGCCGGGGTTATTGCCAACCTAATCTTTGCCTATTTGGTCTTTGTCGGACAGTACACCCTTGTGGGGGTTCCGGCGGGCTTTGATGCCCAGGCGGGTGTCCTTGTACCCGAAATTCTTTCGAGTGAAGCTCCTGCAGCGCAGGCAGGCATTCGCGCGGGCGACATTATTGTCGAAGTGAATGATCAACCCCTAGGGTCATCCGATGCGGCCATTCAAACCCTGATGACCACGATTCAACAAAGTCCTGGGGTTCCGTTGGATCTGACCGTACAGCGGGGCGATCGCCAAGTCGAGGTGACCGTTACTCCGACCGCAGAAGATGGCGGGAAAGGTCGTATTGGGGTTCAGCTTCTGCCCAACGGCACCTTTGAATATCGTCGTCCAACGGGCGTTGTTGAGGTTCTGACCCTCGCGGCTCGGAGTTTCCAGGATATGTTCGTCCGAACGGTTCAAGGCTTTGGGATGCTGATCACCAATTTCTCGGAAATGGCGAATCAGGTGAGTGGCCCAGTCAAAATCGTGGAGCAGGGAGCTAAGTATGCCCAGGGCGATGCCACGAGCCTATTTCCCTTTACTGCGATCATCAGCATCAATCTCGCGATTATCAACATCCTGCCTTTGCCTGCCTTGGATGGCGGTCAGCTTGCCTTCCTGCTCGTTGAGTGGCTGCGGGGTAAGCCGTTGCCCATGCGGTTTCAGGAAAGTGTGATGCAGACGGGCTTATTCCTGCTGCTCGGCCTCGGCATTTTCTTGATTGTGCGCGATACCACCCAACTGGAAATCTTTCAAAATACGCCCCAGTGA